The candidate division KSB1 bacterium genome contains the following window.
CTTTACTTTGAGAAATGTTGTGTGCCTGCTTGCCGACAACTACCGCAAGCTCCCCTTCAAAATCAATCCTGCCCACATCCTTCGGCCTCCTGATAACTTCGTGATGCGGAATAATCGCCGATGGCGCTTTTGAGAAAAAGAGAGGTTCTTCAGGAATTTCATTTTCTAATTCAGCGGCATGGCCTTTGTAATTTCTCCCTATGCAAAGAATTTTTTGAGGTCGGCCAATGGGGGGTTCAAAAGTGTAGGTGCCCTTTATTTCTAACTCAGACAAAGGTCTTACTTGCTTTAAAGTATCCAAGACCTCCTGTAAAGTTTCCAACCTGAAGAAATCAGCCTCAACCATTACTTGTAAGAAACCGAGGCTAGGACCGCGTCCATTGTTTTTAATCTCTTTATAAAGCTCCCATGCCTGGGAAAAGTTATAAAAAGCATTTTCAAATTGCACGCCAATTTGTAAAATGCCTTTGTCTGTCTTAAATGAAAAAGCCTTCAACGGGATTCCTTCCCACACCCTGGTTTTTTTGCGCCCTTGCTTTTGTCCGTTTGAAATAAATGGATAGAAGCAATCTCGAGAGCGTAGAACTTACGCAAAATGAAGCCCATAATATGGAAATATTCGATGATTGTCAAGTATTCTTTGCACAGGATCAGAATTGTATGGCGGTCTCTAATGAAATGTAACTTTAACTCCCAAAACATGTACTGTTTGAGATAGCGATTGTCATATTCTCGCTCGTCAAGTTGGGCGTTTACGATATCGCCTAGTGAAATAATGCCGGCGATTTTTTCATTCTCCAATATTGGCAAGTGTCTGATTCGGTTCTTCGTCATGACCCCTATGGTATATTCGATGTCGTCTTCCGGAACACCTACAATTACGTTTTCAGTCATGCCCTGGAAAACCTTTGTTGTTCGCAGCATTTTGTCTCGCTCAGCGCTCTCTCGAAGAATATCACGTTCGGATATAATGCCTTCGAGTTTTCCGTCGTTATTCAAAACAAGTAAGGCGCCTGATATTGTGCTTAACCAACACCTGTATCGCATCATGGGTTGTTTTGGACTTGTTAATAGTAAGAACCTCCTGACCTTTCGAAGCCAGAACATCTTTGATCTTCATCCTAAGCCTCCTTATTATATGATAAAGATTTGTAAACTCATTTAAACTATTCCGGGGTCCGGGGACTTTCTGCTTCCTTATAAGCTGTACAAACAGTGACCGGTAAATTGGGATACTTCCGAAAAGATGGATCAATTTTAGAATATTTACACAAGAAAAATAGACTTTCTCTCTGATTTTGAATTACCTTTGCATAAATACAGGTTTCACATAGTCCAACGCGCATAAAATTACTAACACTTCTCTTAAGTATCGAAAGTATAGAGGTATTTTTCCAAAATTTTGTCAGAAATATCAACATCTTCAAAATTCAATCTTGAAGCTTTCGGGTAACGCTCCAATATTTTTTCCGATACTTGGATAACCTGCTCTTCACGAATAGACGAACATTTACCGTCGGCGTCGTGAATTGCAATTATTTGTTTGCCAACAGGTTTCCACTGATGCGGATCGGTTTGACCAAATAAAGCAACCACCGGAATTCCAACGCCGGCAGCCAAATGCATAAATGCCGATTCATTGCATATCATCAGATTAGAGAAAAAAACAACGGCGGCAAATTCCCTAAAATCAAGATGATTGACTTCGATAGGTTGAAATGGCAAACCACTGATAAATTCCCGCCCTGAATCGTTGTCTTTTAGTCCCCAGGAAGTGATAATCTTTGCATCATAATTCATACAGAAAAATTTGGCGATGTGTACAAATTTAGTCACCGGCCATCGACTTTGACCATCATCCGAACCAATATGAACGGCTAACAAGAATTCTTCCGGTGAGACTTTTTGCTCTTTTAAAAACGCTACCGCACATTTTTTTTCTTCCTTGGTCAAATATATTTCTTCCGAGAAATCTCTCGTGTCGGCTTCAATGTGGCGCACAATATCGAGGTTGCGCTCTGTTTGGTGCTTGTTGATCTCTGAGTAAGGTGCAATCAAGTTGTAAAAAAAATTGTTTTTACAACCCTCAAGAACAAGGTGTTCCGAACCTAAAATATATTTAGCGCCAGTTAAATAAGCCAAAATATCACTTAAAAAAGAATGAGTGACCGTATTCAGAACGATGACCAGGTCAAAATGAGAACGGATCTTTTTAATAAGATTTATTGTTTTTTTAAAAGACCACCCGGAGAGCCGGTTCTCAAAACTGATTACTTCGTCTAAATAAACATTGTTGAGTAAGACGGGTGCAATATCAGCACGCGCCAAAACACCGATGTGCGCCTCGGGAAAGCGCTGCTTCACCGCGCGAAAGACCGGAGTCGTTATCATTAGGTCTTTCAAATCATCATGTCGCCGAATAATCAGAATACGGCGAATTTTTTCGGGAGTTATTTCAGATGGGTTAACAGTGGTTTTTCCCACAGCTTTTTCGAGCAGTTTAAGACAGAAAGTTTTGAGTGCTCTTGAAAGCTTAGGCTTCGCACTCATGGTGTTACCCTTGGATAATTTTAAAAAAATATATAGGATGAATAAGTAGCTTTATTCACGATTCTTTATAAAAATAGTTCCTCACTTGATGGATGAACCGGCCAAAGAGAAATCATCTTTAGGTTGACTCGATGATTCGCCATTTTTATTTAACTCTGCTAATTTATGAATCTCCTTGACGACATTTTCTGCATCGTGGTATTTTTGCACCCAGATTCTTCCTTTTTTGCTTAAATCCCGCCTTAAATTTCCATCAGAGATTAAGGCCACCAATTGATCTTTGATGTTATACCCATCTATAACAACAAACGGATGCTCCGGATATTTTTCTGCAAACCCGGGGGCCAAACAGGAGAAAGTGGGAATGCCCATGGCCAAAGCCTCAAGCGAATTTAACCCGTAACCCAGGTCGCCAATTTGATCGACAAAAATATGGCATTCGGATTTTCTATTCAAACTCTCCTGGTGCGGAAGGTTTTCGATTAAAACCAACTCCACCGGATGCTCGGATTGAATCTCTTTTATCGCTGCAATAATTTGATCGCTGCCTTTTGCCCGCCGGTTTGTTGGTGCGTGTCCAATTTTGATGACTTTCGATTCGGGCTCGGGTCTGACTTGGTATTGATTCACATCAAACGGAAAAAAGACGTGATAGATATTGGGATGAAGCTTTAAATGGTCGAATTCGAGAGTCACATTCAAATCAGACAGCGAATCAATTTGTGGAATCGCACCCCGGGTTCTCAAGTCACTACCGGTGTAACAGCAAATCACTTTTTTGCCTAACGACTTCAATTTTCGAGTGGTGCGACCGTCCCGAAAAAACTCCAGGCCGCCGTCGAGTTGGTAAACGTCGAAATTCCAGAAATCGATTTCGCTGAATAGCCAGTTGATTTTTTTTTGCCAGAGGCGCTCACGGAAACCGATTAAAGTTTTTTCGGGACGACCGTTTGGACGCCAATAAAGAGGAATATTTTCCAGCTTTTTCGTTTGGTTGTTAATATCGAGTTTGCTTGGGTGGGAAAAAGCTTTCTTCGCAAACCGGACCCCGCCTGAGTTCAAAAAGGGCAAGTTGAGGCAGATGTCTTCCGGGTAATTTCTTTTATCCTTGCCCAGGGTAACAAGCCGGCTATGATATCCAAGCTTGCGTTCAGCTTTGACAAATGTAATCGGCACCCCTGAGGTATTGAACGGAGCGATATGTAGAATTTTTAGTGCCATAGCTTAGATTTGACAGTCATCTTTGAGATGACTGTCAAATATTTCTCACCAAAGTATCCCGAAAAACGCCTTGAGCTCCGAAGCTCTCTTTAAACCTCGCGAGTCCCCAATTTGGTTTCATATTAACAGTAAAAATGCCAAAATCTAAAAATTTAAAATAATTCCGGATAGACCAGCGCACGACTTCGTAAAAAAGGGCGTTAACAGCACGATGCTGCTGCATGTCTTCAAGGTGACTGATATAAAAAGCCAGCGCGACTTTAGGATTGCAGACAAAAATGACGATTCCCGCAATCATTTGGTCGTCGTGAAAAGCGCCGAATAATTTTATCTTGTCAGGAAACAAATTTTTCAATTTGAATAATTCATTCAAGGAATGGGTCGGCTGGACGTTGTGACGCATGCCAAGATTCTTTTGCAAAATTGTGTAGAAAGCAGGGAAATCATCGCTTTCACAAATCTTGACTCCCGATTTTTCAGCTTTGCGCACGGCTCTTCTGGACTCCGGATTAAAAATCAACAAGGTATCCTCTTCTGCAAAATCGAGGGGAATCACGCTGGAAACTTCTCTTTTCAGATAAGTGAATCCGGCTTCCAGCAAGGCGAAATCCAGGTAATTGCTAGGACGGGAGTAGTAAATTTGCGGCGGTAAAGTCAGGATGGTTTTAGAAATAGCATTAGCGTTTGTCCATTCTGTTAACGCTTCGACCACGCCAAATACATCTTTAATAGAAATTGAATCCATCAAAACCGGTCCCGCCATCGAACCCCCGGGATGCGAAATCAAAACCTGGGATTCGCCTTCTTGCTTAATCGCGGCAGGAAATAAAGCAATGCATTTTTGTTCTTTTTCAAATATTAATGAAACGTCCCGGAAACGGTTTTTAGGATGGTAGTTTATAAATTGGCGAGTATGGAAAATCGTGCCGTTGTTAGATGCAGAGACAAATTCATCCCAGGCATTTTTATTTCTTTCGTGAAACTGTTTAACCTTGATAACACCTTTTTTCTTGAGATCCTTGAAAGCAATTTCTCTTTTTTCATTCAAATAACTTTACCATAATTGCTTTTTGAACATGGAGGCGATTTTCAGCTTCATCAAACACAATTGCATGAGGGCCGTCAATCACCTCGTCTGTAATTTCATCGCCGCGGTGGGCCGGCAGACAATGCATGACCAGGCAATCTGCTGCCGCGTGTTTGAGCAAGTCTGCGTTGACTTGAAAATCACGAAACACAATTTTTCGCTTTTCGGCTTCGGCTTCTTGTCCCATGCTTGCCCATACATCTGTGTAAACGACATCCGCATTCTGAACGGCTTCTGCAGTGCTCCTGAATATTTGAATCTCGCTGACACCGTTTTGCATAGCCGATTTTAAAACCTCATCATCCGGGTCGTATCCTTCCGGGATCGCAAGTGAAAGCGTCATCGGAATTTTCGAAGCGATATTTATCCATGAATTGGTGACATTGTTACCATCGCCGACATAAGCAATTTTCAGGTTATCGTTTCGCCCTCTTTTTTCGTATATTGTAAACAAGTCAGCCATGATTTGACAGGGATGCAGTAAATCTGTCAATCCGTTGACAACCGGCACAGTAGCGTGTTTGCCTAACTCCAAAATATCCTCATGGTCAAAAAGTCTGGACATTATAATGTCAACATACCGTGAGAGCACCTGTGATACATCTCCAACTGATTCCCGCTTGCCAATCTGAATATCATTTGGTCCCAAATAGAGTGCGTGCCCACCAAGCTGGAACATGCCGACTTCAAAGGAAACGCGGGTGCGAGCTGAAGGCTTTGCAAAAATCATCGCAAGGGTTTTGCCTTCTAAAAGTTTGTGCGGCTCACCATTTTTTTGTTTGGATTTTAAATCCTCTGCCAAGTCAAATATTTCTAATATCTCACCCTTTGACGAATCCGAAATCGCGAGAAAGTGTTTGATCACTTAAAAGGCCCTTGTGTTTTTCTGGTTATGACTAAAATAGAAGTGTGTCTATAAAATATACCGGCTCAGATCCTCGTCCTCCACAATATCGTTTAATGTGTCTCGAACAAGTTTCTTGGTAATCTCCACTTTTTTGATTTTCACATCGGGAACATTAAATAAATGGTCTTCCAGGAGAGCCGTTAAAATCGTGTGCAATCTCCGCGCACCGATATTCTCCGTGCGTTCGTTAACCTGGCTTGCGATGTTAGCAATTTCCTGTATTGAATCTTTTGTGAATTTAAGATCCACACCTTCTGTTTTGAGAAGAGCGATGTACTGTTTAATCAAGGCATTTTCAGGCTCGGTCAGAATCCTGACGAAATCGGCTGCGGTGAGGCTGTTCAACTCAACACGGATTGGGAAGCGGCCTTGCAGCTCCGGAATGAGATCAGAAGGTTTTGCAACATGAAAAGCCCCAGAGGCAATAAATAAAACATGATCGGTTTTCACCATGCCGTATTTTGTGAACACACTTGTCCCTTCCACAACCGGAAGTAGGTCTCTTTGAACCCCCTGCCGCGAAACATCCGGACCTGCTTTGCTGTCTTCACCGGCAATTTTGTCAATTTCATCAAGAAATACGATGCCGGAGTTTTGAACGCGTTCGATAGCCTCTTGAACCACCTGTTCCATATCAATAAGTTTTTGGGCTTCCTCTTGAATGAGATGATTCCTGGCCTCCTTTACTTTCATCTTCCGGCGTTTGGTTTTTTTGGGCATCATTCCGCCAAAGAGATCCTGCAGATTTACGCCCATTTCTTCCACGCCCATTGGCGAGATGATCTGCATTGAGGGAAATTGATCGCTCTGGACATCCAGCTCGACGGTCCGATCTTCTAATTCTCCTTTGTCGAGTTTGGCTTCGAATTTGGCGCGGTTCCTTTTGTAACGCTCCTCGGAATCATCAATCTCCGGATCTGAATTGTTATCGATTCCGACGCGTTTTCTTTTTTTCGGGGGAGGAGAAATCAGCAAATCTAATATTCGCTCTTTTGCATGTTTTTCGGCCCTTACCTGCACTTCGTCCGTCTTTTCAGATTTGACCATTGAAACAGCCAGATCGGTCAAATCGCGAATCATAGACTCAACATCGCGGCCGACATAGCCAACTTCAGTGAATTTTGTGGCCTCAATTTTTATGAAGGGGGCATTAGCAAGGCGGGCTAATCTCCGCGCGATTTCGGTTTTTCCAACCCCGGTGGGACCGATTAGAATAATGTTGTTTGGGTAAATTTCATCGCGAAGTTCTTCGGGAACCTGCTGACGACGCCAGCGGTTTCTAAGTGCAATAGCAACTGATTTTTTAGCATTATCCTGGCCAATAATATATTTATCTAACGCTTCTACAATTTGTTTTGGCGTCAACTCTTTAAGGTTTGACATTCAGAGGCATCCTCATCATAATTCGGCGACTGTAAGATCTGAACTGGTGTAGATACAGATTCTGGCTGCAATTTTCAACGACTCCTCGACTATTTTTTTTGCATCTAAATCGGCATGTTTTACTAAGGCACTGGCCGCAGAGAGCG
Protein-coding sequences here:
- a CDS encoding CBS domain-containing protein yields the protein MNNDGKLEGIISERDILRESAERDKMLRTTKVFQGMTENVIVGVPEDDIEYTIGVMTKNRIRHLPILENEKIAGIISLGDIVNAQLDEREYDNRYLKQYMFWELKLHFIRDRHTILILCKEYLTIIEYFHIMGFILRKFYALEIASIHLFQTDKSKGAKKPGCGKESR
- the argF gene encoding ornithine carbamoyltransferase, translated to MIKHFLAISDSSKGEILEIFDLAEDLKSKQKNGEPHKLLEGKTLAMIFAKPSARTRVSFEVGMFQLGGHALYLGPNDIQIGKRESVGDVSQVLSRYVDIIMSRLFDHEDILELGKHATVPVVNGLTDLLHPCQIMADLFTIYEKRGRNDNLKIAYVGDGNNVTNSWINIASKIPMTLSLAIPEGYDPDDEVLKSAMQNGVSEIQIFRSTAEAVQNADVVYTDVWASMGQEAEAEKRKIVFRDFQVNADLLKHAAADCLVMHCLPAHRGDEITDEVIDGPHAIVFDEAENRLHVQKAIMVKLFE
- a CDS encoding glycosyltransferase family 9 protein, coding for MSAKPKLSRALKTFCLKLLEKAVGKTTVNPSEITPEKIRRILIIRRHDDLKDLMITTPVFRAVKQRFPEAHIGVLARADIAPVLLNNVYLDEVISFENRLSGWSFKKTINLIKKIRSHFDLVIVLNTVTHSFLSDILAYLTGAKYILGSEHLVLEGCKNNFFYNLIAPYSEINKHQTERNLDIVRHIEADTRDFSEEIYLTKEEKKCAVAFLKEQKVSPEEFLLAVHIGSDDGQSRWPVTKFVHIAKFFCMNYDAKIITSWGLKDNDSGREFISGLPFQPIEVNHLDFREFAAVVFFSNLMICNESAFMHLAAGVGIPVVALFGQTDPHQWKPVGKQIIAIHDADGKCSSIREEQVIQVSEKILERYPKASRLNFEDVDISDKILEKYLYTFDT
- a CDS encoding GNAT family N-acetyltransferase, which produces MKVKQFHERNKNAWDEFVSASNNGTIFHTRQFINYHPKNRFRDVSLIFEKEQKCIALFPAAIKQEGESQVLISHPGGSMAGPVLMDSISIKDVFGVVEALTEWTNANAISKTILTLPPQIYYSRPSNYLDFALLEAGFTYLKREVSSVIPLDFAEEDTLLIFNPESRRAVRKAEKSGVKICESDDFPAFYTILQKNLGMRHNVQPTHSLNELFKLKNLFPDKIKLFGAFHDDQMIAGIVIFVCNPKVALAFYISHLEDMQQHRAVNALFYEVVRWSIRNYFKFLDFGIFTVNMKPNWGLARFKESFGAQGVFRDTLVRNI
- the hslU gene encoding ATP-dependent protease ATPase subunit HslU — its product is MSNLKELTPKQIVEALDKYIIGQDNAKKSVAIALRNRWRRQQVPEELRDEIYPNNIILIGPTGVGKTEIARRLARLANAPFIKIEATKFTEVGYVGRDVESMIRDLTDLAVSMVKSEKTDEVQVRAEKHAKERILDLLISPPPKKRKRVGIDNNSDPEIDDSEERYKRNRAKFEAKLDKGELEDRTVELDVQSDQFPSMQIISPMGVEEMGVNLQDLFGGMMPKKTKRRKMKVKEARNHLIQEEAQKLIDMEQVVQEAIERVQNSGIVFLDEIDKIAGEDSKAGPDVSRQGVQRDLLPVVEGTSVFTKYGMVKTDHVLFIASGAFHVAKPSDLIPELQGRFPIRVELNSLTAADFVRILTEPENALIKQYIALLKTEGVDLKFTKDSIQEIANIASQVNERTENIGARRLHTILTALLEDHLFNVPDVKIKKVEITKKLVRDTLNDIVEDEDLSRYIL